A part of Catenulispora sp. MAP5-51 genomic DNA contains:
- a CDS encoding VWA-like domain-containing protein, with the protein MTAPTIPTPAVMAGPSRLAARPVAVASRPIQPQPQPHQPHQEPDKPDRTQAAEALDAPKLLAARRLAVTACPYLAVALHAIAVVPTYAVPTMGVDRHWRCYVNPAFVVAHSVRDLAGVWLHEVSHLVRDHHTRARRLTEASARHEAAGRPGSAALDPANPRREQVRLNIAMDLEINDDLLKSLTGPPGAEDSGPRLPDGALTPESLRVPERDLFEEYVHDVTPSMVADHWTDCGSGAHDGPAFWEDDAAGAHPLGDYEAAAIRISVRDAIAAGRGTAPAGWQRWAERYDRAPQDWRTLLGAAFRASLGAAAGAGDYTYRRPGRRTASLGGRLVLPSLRRPLPQVAVVIDTSRSVSDVNLGSALTEVAAITRAVGVTGRNVAVYTCDAAVATAQHVCRAEELTLIGGGGTDLRKGIRAAMARTPRPDVTVVLTDGGTPWPKEEPGCRVVAGLFASSRSLTYFDSDNNFVDCRPPQWIETVHLE; encoded by the coding sequence GTGACGGCACCGACGATTCCGACGCCGGCCGTCATGGCCGGTCCCAGCCGCCTGGCCGCGCGCCCGGTAGCGGTGGCGTCCCGGCCGATCCAGCCGCAGCCGCAGCCGCACCAGCCCCACCAAGAACCCGACAAGCCCGACCGCACCCAAGCCGCCGAAGCCCTCGACGCCCCCAAGCTCCTCGCCGCGCGCCGCCTGGCCGTCACCGCCTGCCCCTACCTCGCCGTCGCCCTGCACGCGATCGCCGTCGTTCCCACCTACGCCGTTCCCACCATGGGCGTCGACCGCCACTGGCGCTGTTACGTCAACCCCGCCTTCGTCGTGGCCCACAGCGTCCGCGACCTCGCCGGTGTCTGGCTCCACGAGGTCTCCCACCTGGTTCGCGACCACCACACCCGGGCCCGCCGCCTCACCGAGGCCAGTGCCCGCCACGAGGCGGCCGGGCGGCCCGGCTCGGCCGCGCTCGATCCCGCCAACCCCCGGCGCGAGCAGGTCCGGCTGAACATCGCGATGGATCTGGAGATCAACGACGACCTCCTCAAGAGCCTGACCGGTCCGCCGGGCGCCGAGGACAGCGGGCCGCGCCTGCCCGACGGCGCCCTGACCCCCGAGAGCCTCCGCGTCCCGGAACGGGACCTCTTCGAGGAGTACGTGCACGACGTCACGCCCTCGATGGTCGCCGACCACTGGACCGACTGCGGCTCCGGCGCGCACGACGGACCGGCCTTCTGGGAGGATGACGCCGCCGGCGCCCACCCCCTCGGCGACTACGAGGCCGCCGCCATCCGCATCAGCGTCCGCGACGCCATCGCCGCCGGCCGCGGGACGGCCCCGGCCGGCTGGCAGCGCTGGGCAGAGCGCTACGACAGGGCCCCGCAGGACTGGCGCACCCTGTTGGGCGCAGCCTTCCGCGCCTCGCTCGGCGCGGCGGCCGGCGCCGGCGACTATACCTACCGCCGCCCCGGACGCCGGACCGCGAGCCTGGGCGGGCGGCTGGTGCTGCCGAGTCTGCGCCGGCCGCTGCCGCAGGTGGCCGTGGTCATCGACACCTCCCGCTCGGTGTCCGACGTGAACCTCGGCAGTGCCCTGACCGAGGTGGCCGCGATCACCCGGGCCGTCGGCGTCACCGGCCGCAACGTCGCCGTCTACACCTGTGACGCGGCCGTGGCGACCGCGCAGCACGTGTGCCGGGCCGAGGAGCTCACGCTGATCGGCGGGGGTGGCACCGACCTGCGCAAGGGCATCCGCGCAGCGATGGCCCGCACGCCGCGCCCCGACGTGACCGTCGTCCTCACCGACGGCGGCACCCCGTGGCCCAAGGAGGAGCCGGGGTGCCGCGTCGTCGCGGGCCTGTTCGCCTCAAGCCGTTCCCTGACCTACTTCGACAGCGACAACAACTTCGTCGACTGCCGTCCCCCGCAGTGGATCGAGACGGTCCATCTGGAGTGA
- a CDS encoding helix-turn-helix domain-containing protein, producing the protein MPKTSGVSTATTKASPAFGSELRRWRTLRRVSQLELANRAGTTQRHLSFMEQGRSHPGRAIVLRLAESLRLTLRERNALLLTAGYAPAYEETHYDAPAFAPVREAMERVIEGHLPYPALVLRRPGRVVAANRAFSVFLEGCAPHLLEPPIDLLRVMLHPEGIAPRIDNLAQWGRHVIDNLRLLAVQSPDRRLDALVQELAGYVPEAPADQADQTYLGFAVPMRLRLPEGELRLMTALTSFATAVDVTVAESVLESFLPADAESAEILAARDRLAAERDEPRLLAGL; encoded by the coding sequence ATGCCGAAGACTTCCGGTGTGAGCACCGCTACCACCAAAGCCTCACCCGCGTTCGGCAGCGAGCTGCGACGCTGGCGCACGCTGCGCCGCGTGAGCCAGCTGGAGCTGGCCAACCGCGCCGGAACCACGCAGCGCCACCTGAGCTTCATGGAGCAGGGGCGCTCGCATCCGGGGCGGGCGATAGTGCTGCGGCTGGCCGAGTCGCTGCGGCTCACGCTGCGGGAACGCAATGCCCTGCTGCTCACGGCCGGCTACGCCCCGGCGTACGAGGAGACCCACTACGACGCGCCGGCGTTCGCCCCGGTGCGGGAGGCGATGGAGCGGGTGATCGAGGGGCACCTGCCGTATCCGGCGCTGGTGCTGCGGCGGCCGGGCCGGGTGGTCGCGGCCAACCGGGCGTTCTCCGTGTTCTTGGAAGGCTGCGCCCCGCATCTGCTCGAGCCGCCGATCGACCTGCTGCGCGTCATGCTGCATCCCGAGGGGATCGCGCCGCGGATCGACAACCTCGCGCAGTGGGGCCGGCACGTGATCGACAACCTGCGGCTGCTGGCCGTGCAGAGCCCTGACCGGAGGCTGGACGCGCTGGTGCAGGAGCTGGCCGGCTATGTCCCGGAAGCCCCGGCGGACCAGGCGGACCAGACGTATCTCGGGTTCGCGGTGCCGATGCGGCTGCGCTTGCCCGAGGGCGAGCTGCGGCTGATGACGGCGCTGACCTCGTTCGCGACGGCCGTGGACGTCACGGTGGCGGAGTCGGTGCTCGAATCGTTCCTGCCGGCCGACGCCGAGAGCGCCGAGATCCTGGCGGCCCGGGACCGGCTGGCCGCCGAGCGGGACGAGCCGCGGCTCCTCGCCGGACTCTGA
- a CDS encoding NAD(P)-dependent alcohol dehydrogenase, whose translation MRTYRLSGPGSPDDITLGTEDVPTPGPTQLLVKTRAASINRRDLLITAGRYPLPARTGVVPLSDGAGEVVAVGGAVSRFAAGDRITASYWPRWISGPLRPEVIDQLGCTVDGWLSEYALIDENAAVLVPDHLSWAEVAALPCAGVTAWNALTRPGTLVAGQTVLVLGTGDVSLFAAQLAKAMGCRVIATTSSAAKAERLRELGVDEVVDYAASPEWFKEVRALTGGVGADLVVETQGPATFGQSLRAAATYAQICLLWVVSPRPEVLTITEDDLSGSLATIRREFVGNRSELEALCRAVAAHRIRPVVDRVFGFGDAVEAYRSYRDEESFGKVVIEAMSQPGSLSRLG comes from the coding sequence ATGCGCACCTATCGCCTGTCGGGACCCGGCTCTCCGGACGACATCACGCTCGGCACCGAAGACGTGCCGACCCCCGGCCCGACCCAGCTCCTGGTCAAGACCCGGGCAGCGTCGATCAACCGCCGTGACCTGCTCATCACGGCCGGCCGGTATCCGCTCCCGGCGCGCACCGGCGTCGTCCCGCTCAGCGACGGGGCCGGCGAGGTCGTCGCGGTCGGGGGCGCCGTGAGCCGGTTCGCGGCTGGCGACCGGATCACCGCCTCGTACTGGCCGCGCTGGATCAGCGGTCCGCTGCGCCCGGAGGTCATCGACCAGCTCGGCTGTACCGTCGACGGCTGGCTGTCCGAGTACGCGCTCATCGACGAGAACGCGGCCGTGCTCGTCCCCGACCACCTGAGCTGGGCCGAAGTGGCGGCGCTGCCGTGCGCCGGGGTGACGGCGTGGAACGCGCTCACCCGGCCGGGGACGCTGGTCGCCGGGCAGACCGTGCTGGTGCTCGGGACCGGCGACGTCTCCCTGTTCGCGGCGCAGCTGGCCAAGGCGATGGGCTGCCGGGTCATCGCCACCACGTCCAGCGCGGCGAAGGCCGAGCGGTTGCGCGAGCTCGGGGTGGACGAGGTGGTGGACTATGCCGCGTCGCCGGAGTGGTTCAAGGAAGTGCGCGCGCTGACCGGCGGCGTCGGCGCGGACCTGGTCGTCGAGACACAGGGCCCGGCCACCTTCGGCCAGTCGCTGCGCGCCGCGGCGACCTACGCGCAGATCTGCCTGCTGTGGGTCGTGTCCCCGCGGCCGGAGGTCCTGACCATCACCGAGGACGACCTCTCCGGGTCCCTGGCCACCATCCGCCGCGAGTTCGTCGGCAACCGCTCGGAACTGGAGGCGCTGTGCCGCGCCGTCGCGGCGCACCGGATCCGGCCGGTCGTGGACCGGGTTTTCGGCTTCGGCGACGCGGTCGAGGCGTACCGCTCCTACCGCGACGAGGAGAGCTTCGGGAAGGTCGTCATCGAGGCGATGTCACAGCCGGGAAGCCTGTCTCGTCTCGGGTGA
- a CDS encoding protease pro-enzyme activation domain-containing protein, whose amino-acid sequence MTNAVPRHRRRIATATTMTAVAAFVTAGVAMAAPSNADSGSATLAGSTPAYATASADLGQTATAAQLSVRVFLSGQDSAGLAAFARAVSDPSSPQYHQYLSAAQVQSRFGASQKQIDAVTAWLNTSGLKVTGTNSHWIDVTGSVADAQKAFGTQLHNFKTPQGTLRAPQSDAKIPDALAGVISGVTGLSQDTVHAVTNHSTDPQTTTKKGPVANNDPSCSDYYGQKKAPSSAPAVPAGYTTPATLAQCSVVPSELRQAYGVSNTGLTGKGATIAIVNWYGSPTMEADANQYSVNHGDKPFAPGQYSEVNDPSQYTNQQLCGYGDFGEESLDVDMAHGLAPDAKIITVAANSCFDSDLLAAEANIVDKHLADVVSNSWGEIQYSTGGNIDPALEASYNQIFMDGAAEGIAFDFSSGDCMNDDAYSISKGLNCDPTSARAQVEWPTSSPWVTSVGGTALALNKQGNIAFQTPMGDTRSGRTAPGSTSWTPAGETFGGGGGVSETEAQPWYQSWTVPNKLSTTLMSGAKAAHPMRTTPDIALNGDLYFSSTLVGMSTNGVYGESGYGGTSVSAPSWAGILADAQQAQWGIPVGFANPAIYARSFLTSDVVQNPAQIAGSPTHSVVFQYPASSPAAGQYRLIQYGLDEGLPAARGYDEATGVGSPNALFLRSFGFGH is encoded by the coding sequence ATGACCAATGCCGTACCACGGCACCGCCGACGAATAGCCACGGCCACGACCATGACGGCCGTCGCGGCGTTCGTGACCGCCGGCGTGGCGATGGCCGCGCCGTCGAACGCCGACTCCGGCTCGGCGACGCTCGCAGGCAGCACCCCGGCCTACGCGACCGCTTCGGCCGACCTCGGCCAGACCGCCACCGCCGCGCAGCTGAGCGTGCGGGTGTTCCTCTCGGGTCAGGACTCGGCTGGGCTGGCGGCTTTCGCCCGCGCCGTGAGCGACCCGTCCAGCCCCCAGTACCACCAGTACCTGAGCGCCGCGCAGGTCCAGAGCCGCTTCGGCGCCTCGCAGAAGCAGATCGACGCGGTCACCGCGTGGCTGAACACGTCGGGCCTGAAGGTCACCGGCACGAACAGCCACTGGATCGACGTCACCGGCTCGGTGGCCGACGCGCAGAAGGCGTTCGGCACGCAGCTGCACAACTTCAAGACGCCCCAGGGCACGCTGCGCGCGCCGCAGAGCGACGCGAAGATCCCCGACGCGCTGGCCGGGGTCATCAGCGGCGTGACCGGCCTGTCGCAGGACACTGTGCACGCGGTCACCAACCACTCGACGGACCCGCAGACCACGACGAAGAAGGGCCCGGTCGCCAACAACGACCCGTCCTGCTCGGACTACTACGGCCAGAAGAAGGCGCCGTCCTCGGCTCCGGCTGTGCCGGCCGGCTACACCACGCCCGCCACGCTGGCGCAGTGCTCGGTGGTCCCGTCCGAGCTCCGCCAGGCCTACGGTGTCAGCAACACCGGCCTGACCGGCAAGGGCGCCACGATCGCGATCGTGAACTGGTACGGCTCGCCGACCATGGAGGCCGACGCCAACCAGTACTCGGTCAACCACGGCGACAAGCCGTTCGCGCCGGGCCAGTACTCCGAGGTCAACGACCCGTCGCAGTACACGAACCAGCAGCTGTGCGGCTACGGCGACTTCGGCGAGGAGTCGCTGGACGTCGACATGGCGCACGGGCTGGCCCCGGACGCCAAGATCATCACGGTCGCGGCGAACTCCTGCTTCGACAGCGACCTGCTGGCCGCCGAGGCGAACATCGTCGACAAGCACCTGGCCGACGTCGTGTCGAACAGCTGGGGCGAGATCCAGTACTCCACCGGCGGGAACATCGACCCGGCCCTGGAGGCGTCGTACAACCAGATCTTCATGGACGGCGCGGCCGAGGGCATCGCCTTCGACTTCTCTTCCGGCGACTGCATGAACGACGACGCCTACTCCATCTCCAAGGGTCTGAACTGCGACCCGACCTCCGCCCGCGCGCAGGTCGAGTGGCCGACGTCCTCCCCCTGGGTGACCTCGGTCGGCGGTACCGCTCTGGCGCTGAACAAGCAGGGCAACATCGCCTTCCAGACGCCGATGGGCGACACCCGCAGCGGGCGCACCGCCCCGGGCTCCACCTCGTGGACCCCGGCCGGTGAGACCTTCGGCGGCGGCGGCGGTGTCAGCGAGACCGAGGCGCAGCCCTGGTACCAGAGCTGGACGGTCCCGAACAAGCTGTCCACCACGCTGATGAGCGGCGCCAAGGCCGCGCACCCGATGCGCACCACGCCGGACATCGCGCTGAACGGCGACCTGTACTTCAGCAGCACCCTGGTCGGCATGTCGACCAACGGCGTCTACGGCGAGTCCGGCTACGGCGGCACCTCGGTGTCCGCGCCCTCGTGGGCCGGCATCCTGGCCGACGCGCAGCAGGCTCAGTGGGGCATCCCGGTCGGTTTCGCCAACCCGGCGATCTACGCCCGCTCGTTCCTGACCTCCGACGTGGTCCAGAACCCGGCGCAGATCGCGGGCTCGCCGACGCACTCGGTGGTGTTCCAGTACCCGGCCAGCAGCCCCGCTGCCGGCCAGTACCGCCTGATCCAGTACGGCCTGGACGAGGGCCTGCCGGCCGCCCGCGGCTACGACGAGGCCACCGGCGTCGGTTCCCCGAACGCCTTGTTCCTGCGGTCGTTCGGCTTCGGCCACTGA
- a CDS encoding sigma 54-interacting transcriptional regulator, producing the protein MTMTLTAEIQTAEIELAAAAASLAERTNFAAAPPAEPAAASFADSASLGAALPAGPAAASPAESTSPAAAPSAEPAAEPPALTQLQAADHLIALTRATATEARPDPAVQALALAVAANLPVLLWGQPGIGKSSTLVQLGRGLGLPLETVIASVHDPSDFAGLPIIGADPASQGVAMAPPDWAVRLHRAGSGLLFLDEISSAPPAVQAALLRVVLERHVGSLELPGAVRIVAAANPAGSAADGWQLAPPLANRFVHLAWLHDPDVVVRGLGGVWPEVPLPQLDPAKLERSVARARTAVCAFLTVRPDYTHRMPATAAARAGAWPSPRTWEMVMRLLAFGYAADAAPEAVALAVRGAVGDGAGLELLAFLERQDLPDPEAVLADPAGAELPERGDLVHATLAAVVDAVGRDTTRTRWEAGWTLVARLCATVPVDLLAAPAMQLAALRDPVWELPAQLDGLGALDALLGWGE; encoded by the coding sequence GTGACCATGACACTGACTGCTGAGATTCAGACCGCCGAGATAGAGCTCGCCGCTGCCGCTGCAAGCCTCGCCGAGCGCACCAACTTTGCTGCCGCGCCGCCCGCCGAACCCGCCGCCGCGAGCTTCGCCGATAGCGCCAGCCTCGGTGCTGCGCTGCCCGCCGGGCCTGCCGCCGCGAGCCCCGCCGAAAGCACCAGCCCTGCTGCCGCGCCGTCCGCCGAGCCCGCCGCCGAACCGCCCGCCCTCACCCAACTCCAAGCCGCCGACCACCTCATCGCCCTCACCCGGGCCACGGCCACCGAGGCCCGGCCCGATCCGGCTGTACAGGCCCTGGCGCTCGCGGTCGCGGCGAATCTGCCGGTGCTTCTGTGGGGGCAGCCGGGGATCGGGAAGTCGTCGACGCTTGTGCAGCTTGGGCGGGGGCTCGGGTTGCCGTTGGAGACTGTCATCGCGAGTGTGCATGATCCCTCCGACTTCGCGGGGTTGCCGATCATCGGCGCTGATCCGGCTTCGCAGGGGGTGGCGATGGCGCCTCCGGACTGGGCCGTGCGGCTGCATCGTGCCGGGAGCGGTCTGTTGTTCCTCGATGAGATCTCCTCTGCGCCGCCCGCGGTGCAGGCCGCGTTGCTGCGCGTCGTGTTGGAGCGGCACGTCGGCAGCCTCGAGTTGCCCGGCGCGGTGCGCATCGTCGCGGCCGCGAATCCTGCGGGGAGTGCCGCCGACGGGTGGCAGTTGGCGCCGCCGTTGGCCAACCGCTTCGTCCATCTGGCGTGGCTGCATGATCCCGATGTCGTCGTGCGCGGTCTTGGCGGGGTGTGGCCGGAGGTGCCGTTGCCGCAGCTCGATCCGGCGAAGTTGGAGCGCTCTGTGGCCCGGGCTCGGACTGCGGTCTGTGCGTTCCTCACCGTGCGTCCCGACTACACCCACCGCATGCCCGCCACCGCCGCGGCGCGTGCCGGGGCCTGGCCTTCGCCGCGGACCTGGGAGATGGTCATGCGGCTTCTGGCTTTCGGCTATGCGGCCGACGCCGCGCCCGAGGCGGTGGCCCTCGCCGTGCGCGGGGCCGTCGGCGACGGCGCGGGCTTGGAGCTCCTCGCCTTCCTGGAGCGCCAGGACCTGCCCGATCCCGAGGCCGTCCTCGCCGATCCGGCCGGTGCCGAGCTTCCCGAGCGCGGCGACCTGGTCCATGCCACCCTCGCGGCCGTCGTCGACGCCGTCGGCCGCGACACCACCCGCACACGCTGGGAAGCCGGCTGGACCCTCGTCGCGCGCCTGTGCGCGACCGTCCCCGTCGACCTCCTTGCCGCGCCGGCGATGCAGCTCGCGGCGCTGCGCGATCCGGTGTGGGAGCTTCCCGCGCAGCTGGACGGTCTCGGCGCGCTCGACGCACTCCTGGGGTGGGGCGAGTGA
- a CDS encoding RNA ligase family protein: MASKGKGDTPAAREWVATEKVHGAHFALVCDRTGVLPAKRREVLDEDGLDGFFGVSRIWPALSVAAARCAAVLREAALRDAADGEGREGREGREDAVVTLYGELAGGRYPHPDVPEAEGTQPVQTGVWYAPGLFWLVFDAQVTLGERRRWVAERDVRAAAADAGLLSVPVLARGALKHLQDLPAAFASRVPALFGLPELEDNLAEGYVLKPAVAWEEGDARPLMKVKQKAFAEDERFAGARPYIAPPEGAAGVPAWLVVQATALLTPTRAAAAVSKLGPGTAAELVAAEIAKDAAEEISEELGGLDPVQMEGLADALMAGARTLADFDAADRARAARR, encoded by the coding sequence ATGGCGTCGAAGGGGAAGGGCGACACGCCCGCCGCCCGCGAGTGGGTCGCGACCGAGAAGGTGCACGGGGCACACTTCGCGCTCGTCTGCGACCGGACCGGGGTCCTGCCGGCCAAGCGGCGGGAGGTGCTGGACGAGGACGGCCTCGACGGGTTCTTCGGCGTGAGCCGGATCTGGCCGGCGTTGTCGGTGGCCGCGGCGCGGTGCGCGGCGGTACTGCGCGAGGCGGCGCTGCGCGATGCGGCGGACGGCGAGGGCCGCGAGGGTCGCGAGGGTCGCGAGGACGCCGTGGTGACGCTGTACGGGGAACTGGCCGGCGGACGTTATCCGCATCCTGATGTCCCCGAGGCCGAGGGCACACAGCCGGTGCAGACCGGGGTCTGGTACGCGCCGGGCTTGTTCTGGCTGGTGTTCGACGCGCAGGTGACGCTCGGCGAGCGGCGGCGGTGGGTCGCGGAGCGGGACGTGCGCGCGGCGGCCGCGGACGCGGGGCTGCTGAGCGTGCCGGTGCTGGCGCGCGGGGCACTGAAGCATTTGCAGGATCTGCCGGCGGCGTTCGCGAGCCGGGTGCCGGCGCTATTCGGGTTGCCGGAGCTGGAGGACAACCTGGCCGAGGGCTATGTACTGAAGCCGGCGGTCGCGTGGGAGGAAGGCGATGCGCGGCCGTTGATGAAGGTGAAGCAGAAGGCTTTCGCCGAGGACGAGCGGTTCGCCGGTGCCCGACCTTATATAGCGCCGCCGGAAGGTGCGGCGGGGGTGCCGGCGTGGCTGGTGGTCCAGGCGACGGCGTTGCTGACGCCGACGCGCGCCGCAGCCGCGGTGAGCAAGCTCGGACCGGGGACTGCGGCGGAGCTGGTGGCCGCGGAGATCGCGAAGGACGCCGCGGAGGAGATCTCGGAGGAGCTCGGCGGGCTGGATCCGGTGCAGATGGAAGGGCTCGCCGACGCGCTGATGGCGGGAGCGCGGACGCTGGCGGACTTCGACGCGGCGGATCGGGCGCGCGCCGCGAGACGGTGA
- a CDS encoding RNA polymerase sigma-70 factor: protein MTRDEEFEDLRPLLFSIAYRILGSVTEAEDAVQDTWLRWQGTATQPASVKAFLSAVVTRISIDVLRSARVRREEYVGPWMPEPLLSDPYEDPERAAELADSLSMAALLLLERLSPLERAVFVLREVFGFGFPEVASAVGRSEAACRQLAVRARRHMNDGRPRFEADRREREELAERFFDAFREGDVAGLRELLAADVSLVGDSGGKAPLVAQEAYGAEAVMGLVTLVAARFDQIGVHLEPHVLNGQPGAIFRAPDGKVLSVLTLDVAEGRIQAIQAVVNPDKLAHLGPVADIWAVSRAAAEAAGE from the coding sequence GTGACGCGCGACGAGGAGTTCGAGGACCTGCGTCCGCTGTTGTTCTCGATCGCCTACCGGATCCTGGGCAGCGTGACCGAGGCCGAGGACGCGGTGCAGGACACGTGGCTGCGCTGGCAGGGGACGGCCACCCAGCCGGCCTCGGTGAAGGCCTTCCTGTCGGCGGTGGTCACCCGGATCTCGATCGACGTGCTGCGCTCGGCCCGGGTCCGGCGCGAGGAGTACGTCGGGCCGTGGATGCCCGAGCCCCTGCTGTCCGACCCGTACGAGGACCCCGAGCGCGCGGCCGAACTGGCGGACTCGCTGTCGATGGCCGCGCTGCTCCTGCTGGAACGGCTGTCCCCGCTGGAGCGCGCGGTGTTCGTGCTGCGCGAGGTCTTCGGCTTCGGCTTCCCCGAGGTGGCCTCGGCGGTCGGCCGCTCGGAGGCGGCCTGCCGCCAACTCGCGGTCCGGGCCCGGCGGCACATGAACGACGGCCGCCCGCGCTTCGAGGCCGACCGCCGCGAACGCGAGGAACTCGCCGAGCGCTTCTTCGACGCCTTCCGCGAAGGCGACGTCGCAGGCCTGCGCGAACTGCTGGCCGCCGACGTGAGCCTGGTCGGCGACAGCGGCGGCAAGGCCCCGCTGGTCGCGCAGGAGGCGTACGGCGCGGAGGCGGTGATGGGGCTGGTCACCCTGGTGGCGGCGCGGTTCGACCAGATCGGGGTGCACCTGGAGCCGCACGTGCTCAACGGGCAGCCCGGCGCCATCTTCCGGGCGCCGGACGGGAAGGTCCTCAGCGTGCTGACGCTCGATGTGGCGGAGGGGCGGATCCAGGCCATCCAGGCGGTGGTGAACCCGGACAAGCTCGCGCACCTGGGGCCGGTCGCGGACATCTGGGCGGTGAGCCGGGCGGCTGCGGAGGCGGCGGGGGAGTAG